One window of Campylobacter sp. RM12651 genomic DNA carries:
- the rplT gene encoding 50S ribosomal protein L20, whose product MARVKTGVVRRRRHKRLLKLAKGFYSGRRKHFRKAKEQLERSLVYAYRDRRRKKRDFRRLWIIRINAACRLNDLSYSRFMNGLKKAGIELDRKVLADMAMNDAAAFAKVAAAAKKAL is encoded by the coding sequence ATGGCAAGAGTAAAAACAGGCGTAGTAAGACGCAGAAGACATAAAAGATTATTAAAGTTAGCTAAAGGTTTTTATAGCGGTCGTAGAAAACACTTTAGAAAGGCTAAAGAACAATTAGAAAGAAGCTTGGTATATGCTTATCGCGATAGACGCCGCAAAAAAAGAGATTTCCGTCGTTTATGGATTATTAGAATTAATGCAGCTTGCCGCTTAAATGATTTAAGCTATTCAAGATTTATGAATGGTCTTAAAAAAGCTGGTATTGAACTAGATAGAAAAGTTCTAGCTGATATGGCTATGAATGACGCAGCAGCTTTTGCTAAAGTTGCAGCAGCAGCTAAAAAAGCATTATGA
- the rpmI gene encoding 50S ribosomal protein L35, which translates to MPKMKSVKSASKRFKVGKNKIKRGSAYRSHILTKKPAKRMRDLRTAKFVHATNESRVLKMLCMK; encoded by the coding sequence ATGCCAAAAATGAAGAGCGTAAAAAGTGCTTCTAAGCGCTTTAAAGTAGGCAAAAATAAAATTAAGCGTGGTTCAGCTTATAGAAGCCACATTTTAACTAAAAAGCCTGCAAAAAGAATGCGTGATTTAAGAACAGCAAAATTTGTTCATGCTACAAATGAAAGCCGTGTTCTTAAAATGCTTTGTATGAAATAA
- a CDS encoding MFS transporter has product MKKNYFLISILCVVFISLNLRAPITAIGPIVDNIMSYYDLNSTQIGILSALPLFCFFIFSLIAPILPNTKAMLYAIILIMFGLFARAFFNTFFLFFGTILIGLGIAILNVLMPSFVKNHFKNIGKIMALYGMFLSISSLIGVFGHYLIDYIGLSGALFCWIIFAIIAFFCYLPFIKNHRLNRYSKTQNFSDFLSIFKNKNAWIITAFMGLQSCVFYTIITWYPSILAISMNKDYATNIVILFQFCSMFSAYFIPNKMAQIENKAMLLTLVCISNILAFFICLLSSNIYILIISALLFSIPVGGIFGVALIMIAIKSKDTKTTIYLSSMSQSVGYLIATIGPIIFGYFKDITNSFNTSIIFMIIISFLLLIFSLLSNKISYI; this is encoded by the coding sequence ATGAAAAAGAATTATTTTTTAATAAGTATTTTGTGTGTGGTTTTTATATCTTTAAACCTTAGAGCACCAATTACTGCAATAGGTCCTATAGTTGATAATATTATGAGTTATTATGATTTAAATTCTACGCAAATTGGGATTTTAAGTGCTTTGCCGCTTTTTTGTTTTTTTATTTTTTCTTTAATAGCTCCGATTTTACCAAATACAAAAGCTATGCTTTATGCGATTATTTTAATAATGTTTGGACTATTTGCTAGAGCGTTTTTTAATACCTTTTTCTTATTTTTTGGGACGATTTTAATAGGTTTAGGTATTGCGATTTTGAATGTTTTAATGCCTAGTTTTGTTAAAAATCACTTTAAAAATATTGGAAAAATTATGGCACTTTATGGAATGTTTTTAAGCATTTCTAGCTTAATAGGAGTTTTTGGGCATTATTTGATTGATTATATTGGACTTAGTGGAGCTTTATTTTGTTGGATTATATTTGCTATTATTGCGTTTTTTTGCTATCTGCCATTTATTAAAAATCATAGGCTTAATAGATATTCTAAAACTCAAAATTTCAGTGATTTTTTAAGTATTTTTAAAAACAAAAACGCTTGGATAATCACTGCTTTTATGGGGCTTCAAAGTTGTGTTTTTTATACGATAATTACTTGGTATCCTAGCATATTAGCTATTAGTATGAATAAAGATTATGCGACTAATATTGTTATATTATTTCAATTTTGTTCTATGTTTTCAGCTTATTTTATACCTAATAAAATGGCTCAGATTGAAAATAAAGCAATGCTTTTAACTTTAGTTTGTATTAGCAATATTCTTGCTTTTTTTATATGTTTATTAAGTTCAAATATTTATATTTTAATAATTTCAGCTTTATTATTTTCTATTCCTGTTGGTGGAATTTTTGGCGTTGCATTGATAATGATTGCTATTAAATCAAAAGATACAAAAACTACAATATACTTAAGTTCAATGTCTCAAAGTGTAGGGTATTTAATAGCTACTATTGGGCCAATAATTTTTGGATATTTTAAAGATATTACAAATAGTTTTAATACTTCAATTATTTTTATGATAATTATTAGTTTTTTGTTGCTAATTTTTTCTTTACTTTCAAATAAAATAAGCTATATATAA
- a CDS encoding transporter substrate-binding domain-containing protein, which yields MKQIFIATLLALGLFAQEIYKVGLSPDFPPFEYMENDEIVGFEIDLVREIAKELNIKIEIIPMSFDGLILALKSKKIDIIASGMSYTPKRAKNVEFSNPIIESENHYIKLKSNKKLNSLKDLEKGAILGAQIGTLQADEISNIKGVVPFLNSEYIPLVLSTLNGKIDGFVLEAAVAKSYTKNYDDFEVFAKTPIAGTCIAFQKGNTKLRDDFNKVINKFKNDGTYLKLLQKYNLD from the coding sequence ATGAAACAAATTTTTATAGCTACATTGCTAGCTTTAGGGCTTTTCGCACAAGAGATTTATAAAGTTGGTTTATCGCCTGATTTCCCACCATTTGAGTATATGGAAAATGATGAAATTGTGGGGTTTGAGATTGATTTAGTAAGAGAAATTGCTAAGGAGTTAAATATAAAAATTGAGATTATTCCAATGTCTTTTGATGGTTTAATACTAGCTTTAAAATCAAAAAAGATTGATATTATTGCATCAGGTATGAGTTACACACCTAAAAGAGCTAAAAATGTTGAGTTTTCAAATCCAATAATAGAAAGTGAAAACCACTATATCAAATTAAAAAGTAATAAAAAGCTAAATTCTTTAAAAGACCTTGAAAAAGGAGCTATTTTAGGAGCTCAAATTGGCACTTTACAAGCTGATGAAATATCTAATATTAAAGGCGTAGTTCCATTTTTAAATTCTGAATACATTCCACTTGTATTATCTACTTTAAATGGCAAAATTGATGGTTTTGTATTAGAAGCTGCTGTTGCTAAGAGCTATACTAAAAATTATGATGATTTTGAAGTATTCGCAAAAACTCCAATAGCTGGAACTTGCATAGCTTTTCAAAAAGGCAATACTAAATTAAGAGATGATTTTAATAAAGTAATTAACAAATTTAAAAACGATGGAACTTATTTAAAATTGTTACAAAAATATAATTTAGATTAA